In Zingiber officinale cultivar Zhangliang chromosome 3B, Zo_v1.1, whole genome shotgun sequence, a single window of DNA contains:
- the LOC122056547 gene encoding V-type proton ATPase 16 kDa proteolipid subunit-like isoform X1, giving the protein MSSFSGDETAPFFGFLGAAAALVFSCMGAAYGTAKSGVGVASMGVMRPELVMKSIVPVVMAGVLGIYGLIIAVIISTGINPKAKSYYLFDGYAHLSSGLACGLAGLSAGMAIGIVGDAGVSKQIVSASLAGDIQFLDVRNQSEPYLTIDAHRGSLAALAIHRHALIIASGSAKQIVKAFSLKGEQLSIIRYYPTFMAQRIGSVSCLTFHPYRVLLAIGAADACVSIYADDTYQTR; this is encoded by the exons ATGTCTAGCTTCAGCGGCGACGAAACTGCCCCTTTCTTTGGATTCCTCGGCGCGGCCGCAGCCCTCGTCTTCTCCT GCATGGGGGCGGCGTACGGCACGGCGAAGAGCGGCGTCGGGGTGGCGTCCATGGGTGTGATGCGGCCGGAGCTCGTGATGAAGTCGATAGTTCCCGTTGTCATGGCCGGAGTCCTGGGGATTTACGGTCTCATCATTGCGGTGATCATAAGCACCGGGATCAACCCCAAGGCCAAGTCGTACTACCTTTTTGATGGGTATGCCCATCTGTCTTCTGGCTTGGCTTGTGGTCTTGCAGGACTTTCAGCTGGTATGGCCATTGGCATCGTGGGAGATGCTGGAGTCAG TAAACAGATTGTCAGTGCATCGCTAGCAGGGGATATACAGTTCCTGGATGTTAGAAACCAATCTGAACCATATCTTACCATTGATGCACATAGGGGTTCCCTTGCTGCCTTGGCAATTCATCGGCATGCTCTAATTATTGCAAGTGGTTCTGCTAAGCAAATTGTGAAGGCTTTCAGTCTAAAAGGAGAGCAGCTAAGCATCATCAGATATTACCCTACTTTCATGGCTCAGAGAATAGGTTCTGTTAGCTGTCTCACTTTCCACCCGTACAGAGTACTCCTTGCTATTGGTGCTGCCGATGCCTGTGTATCTATCTATGCAGATGACACTTACCAAACAAGATGA
- the LOC122056547 gene encoding V-type proton ATPase 16 kDa proteolipid subunit-like isoform X2: protein MSSFSGDETAPFFGFLGAAAALVFSCMGAAYGTAKSGVGVASMGVMRPELVMKSIVPVVMAGVLGIYGLIIAVIISTGINPKAKSYYLFDGYAHLSSGLACGLAGLSAGMAIGIVGDAGVRGSLAALAIHRHALIIASGSAKQIVKAFSLKGEQLSIIRYYPTFMAQRIGSVSCLTFHPYRVLLAIGAADACVSIYADDTYQTR from the exons ATGTCTAGCTTCAGCGGCGACGAAACTGCCCCTTTCTTTGGATTCCTCGGCGCGGCCGCAGCCCTCGTCTTCTCCT GCATGGGGGCGGCGTACGGCACGGCGAAGAGCGGCGTCGGGGTGGCGTCCATGGGTGTGATGCGGCCGGAGCTCGTGATGAAGTCGATAGTTCCCGTTGTCATGGCCGGAGTCCTGGGGATTTACGGTCTCATCATTGCGGTGATCATAAGCACCGGGATCAACCCCAAGGCCAAGTCGTACTACCTTTTTGATGGGTATGCCCATCTGTCTTCTGGCTTGGCTTGTGGTCTTGCAGGACTTTCAGCTGGTATGGCCATTGGCATCGTGGGAGATGCTGGAGTCAG GGGTTCCCTTGCTGCCTTGGCAATTCATCGGCATGCTCTAATTATTGCAAGTGGTTCTGCTAAGCAAATTGTGAAGGCTTTCAGTCTAAAAGGAGAGCAGCTAAGCATCATCAGATATTACCCTACTTTCATGGCTCAGAGAATAGGTTCTGTTAGCTGTCTCACTTTCCACCCGTACAGAGTACTCCTTGCTATTGGTGCTGCCGATGCCTGTGTATCTATCTATGCAGATGACACTTACCAAACAAGATGA
- the LOC122056547 gene encoding V-type proton ATPase 16 kDa proteolipid subunit-like isoform X3 — translation MSSFSGDETAPFFGFLGAAAALVFSCMGAAYGTAKSGVGVASMGVMRPELVMKSIVPVVMAGVLGIYGLIIAVIISTGINPKAKSYYLFDGYAHLSSGLACGLAGLSAGMAIGIVGDAGVRGYTVPGC, via the exons ATGTCTAGCTTCAGCGGCGACGAAACTGCCCCTTTCTTTGGATTCCTCGGCGCGGCCGCAGCCCTCGTCTTCTCCT GCATGGGGGCGGCGTACGGCACGGCGAAGAGCGGCGTCGGGGTGGCGTCCATGGGTGTGATGCGGCCGGAGCTCGTGATGAAGTCGATAGTTCCCGTTGTCATGGCCGGAGTCCTGGGGATTTACGGTCTCATCATTGCGGTGATCATAAGCACCGGGATCAACCCCAAGGCCAAGTCGTACTACCTTTTTGATGGGTATGCCCATCTGTCTTCTGGCTTGGCTTGTGGTCTTGCAGGACTTTCAGCTGGTATGGCCATTGGCATCGTGGGAGATGCTGGAGTCAG GGGATATACAGTTCCTGGATGTTAG
- the LOC122056547 gene encoding V-type proton ATPase 16 kDa proteolipid subunit-like isoform X4: MSSFSGDETAPFFGFLGAAAALVFSCMGAAYGTAKSGVGVASMGVMRPELVMKSIVPVVMAGVLGIYGLIIAVIISTGINPKAKSYYLFDGYAHLSSGLACGLAGLSAGMAIGIVGDAGVRLSVHR, encoded by the exons ATGTCTAGCTTCAGCGGCGACGAAACTGCCCCTTTCTTTGGATTCCTCGGCGCGGCCGCAGCCCTCGTCTTCTCCT GCATGGGGGCGGCGTACGGCACGGCGAAGAGCGGCGTCGGGGTGGCGTCCATGGGTGTGATGCGGCCGGAGCTCGTGATGAAGTCGATAGTTCCCGTTGTCATGGCCGGAGTCCTGGGGATTTACGGTCTCATCATTGCGGTGATCATAAGCACCGGGATCAACCCCAAGGCCAAGTCGTACTACCTTTTTGATGGGTATGCCCATCTGTCTTCTGGCTTGGCTTGTGGTCTTGCAGGACTTTCAGCTGGTATGGCCATTGGCATCGTGGGAGATGCTGGAGTCAG ATTGTCAGTGCATCGCTAG
- the LOC122056547 gene encoding V-type proton ATPase 16 kDa proteolipid subunit-like isoform X5 codes for MSSFSGDETAPFFGFLGAAAALVFSCMGAAYGTAKSGVGVASMGVMRPELVMKSIVPVVMAGVLGIYGLIIAVIISTGINPKAKSYYLFDGYAHLSSGLACGLAGLSAGMAIGIVGDAGVR; via the exons ATGTCTAGCTTCAGCGGCGACGAAACTGCCCCTTTCTTTGGATTCCTCGGCGCGGCCGCAGCCCTCGTCTTCTCCT GCATGGGGGCGGCGTACGGCACGGCGAAGAGCGGCGTCGGGGTGGCGTCCATGGGTGTGATGCGGCCGGAGCTCGTGATGAAGTCGATAGTTCCCGTTGTCATGGCCGGAGTCCTGGGGATTTACGGTCTCATCATTGCGGTGATCATAAGCACCGGGATCAACCCCAAGGCCAAGTCGTACTACCTTTTTGATGGGTATGCCCATCTGTCTTCTGGCTTGGCTTGTGGTCTTGCAGGACTTTCAGCTGGTATGGCCATTGGCATCGTGGGAGATGCTGGAGTCAGGTAG